A stretch of DNA from Leptolyngbyaceae cyanobacterium:
TAGGGGTTGGCCGGATAAAATGTTTAAAATCTGCCCTATGGCATAGGGAACGACCAGATCGATGATTTCAAACCAACTGGTGGTTGTAATACTAAAGATAGCGATCGGCCAATAAGGACTGTAGTATTTGAGAATGTCTTTAAAGTTAGCCATGCGGCGGTCTATGAAAAAAGATCGGCCCCAGTTTTTGAGAGTTAAGTATCGCTGGGACTTTTTGTATTATATATGTAGTATGTAATTTTCGCTCTGCTGAAGCCTTGATTTGAAAAAAATATGGTTAACCAAGGCAGTTTTAATTGTAAAATTTGACACCTATGAATGAACCAAAGCAGAAAAAAAATCCTGTTCTTCCCGATGCGATCGCACCTGAAATATACGCCAAATTAAAAGCGGAAGCAGCCTCTCCTTATCGCGGTTTGCGGCAATTTGTTTACATAGCTTTTGGTGCTTCTGGATTTATCGGCGCACTGATTTTTTTGGCTCAGCTAGCTGCTGGTAACGAAATTAACTCGGCTTTACCTAATTTTGCCCTTCAGGTGGGAGTGATAGCGCTGATGGTTTGGTTGTTTCGATGGGAGCAACGAGCGGCTAAAAAGTCAAGTAAAAAGAAAAGTTCATCAAATTAATTTCGATCGGCTATTGTTTGCCAGAAACCCGGTTTTTCTAAAAAACCGGGTTTCTTAAATTAGCAGGTCTTTCTCAATGCCATTACTGCATTTTGTCCGCCAAATCCAAAACTAAAACAAAGCAAATTCCGAAGATTACTGGAACGCGCCTCCGTTACTAAATCTAAATCAAACTCGGATTCTCTCAATCCGACACAAGGGGGTAAAGTTTGAAGTTGCAACGCCATCAAACAAAAAGCTGCTCCCAAGGCTCCGGATGCGCCCAGTGTATGTCCCGTCGCTCCTTTGGTGGAACTGACGGGAACGCCTTGGGGAAATAAATGCTGAATTATTCGTGCCTCGTTTTGGTCATTTAGCTGAGTAGCAGTACCGTGGGCGTGAATATAATCGATGTCTTTTGGAAAAAGATGACTGCGTTTGAGACATTGTTCGATCGCATTTATGGCACTTTTTCCACCAAGCTGAGGTGAGTTTGCATGATATGCGTCGGATGTCAAGCCAAAACCCAAAACTTCGCCATAAATCTTGGCTTTTCGACGGAGGGCTGATTCAGCAGATTCTAGCAGCAATATGCTTGCTCCTTCTCCCAATACCAAACCTTCTCGATATCGATCGAACGGATAAGCACCTGTTTCGGCTAAAGCCCCCATTTGTCTAAAGCCTGCTAATGTCAACGGTGTAATGGGTGCTTCTACTGCACCTGCAATTACCTGTTGACATTGCCCGGTTTGAATTAATTCAAAACCTTGTGCGATCGACCAGATTCCGGTGGCGCACGCTGCCATCGGTGCTAAAACCGGCCCAGTTGCACCAATTTGACGGGCAGTTGCGATCGCGCTAGCGTGCGGTAAACTTGCTAACCAATTTCCTAATTTTTCGCTACATAAGTAATCAGACTCGTACATTTGCCGCGCTAGCTTTTCCCACAATGCTTGTTGGCTGCGACTAGATCCGATTACTACTCCGCAATTTAACAAAGGTGGCTCTAACTCAGCATCTTGGAGAGCCAACCTTACTACAGTTTGACAAAGGCTGATTAACTCAGCGGGTCTTTCACCAATTAATGCCAGAGGAAGCCTTTCTATCTGGGGGAAAGGTTGCCAAAGTCGAACACCGGACTTACCAGCCATTAAATGCTGCCAAGCGGTGGCCAAACTGCCCAAAGATGAGAGAAAACCAATTCCAGTGACAAAAATCTTCACAATTATTAAGCCATTGGTCATTGGTCAATTGTCATCGGTCATTTGTTAGGAGTTGGCAAGAAAATCCCATCTGTTTTTTAGTAAGGACTTTAACAATGACTAATGACCAATGACTAATGACTAATGACCGATGACTATTGACTATTTTTTGAGATTTTCAGCGCCTTCAGTTACTTTTGCCGATTCAATGCGATCGCCTTGTTTAATCTTGTCAACTACATCCATTCCTTGGGTAACATTCCCAAAAACGGCATAGCTACCATCCAAAAAAGGCAGATCGGCTAAAGCAAAGTAAAACTGAGAAGAAGCCGAATCGGGAGATTGAGAACGAGCCATTGCAACAGCACCGCGCTTGTGCTGCAAAACGGGCTTTTGAGTGATTGTTTTGCTGTAAACCGGGGTTTCTGCGCCAGTGGGCTTAATTTCTAAGGGAATGCGCCGTTCTGTAGAAGTTCCTGGCTCGATAAATCCACCAGTACCCCACCGATTTTGTAAGTTGGGGTCTTTACTCAAAGGATCGCCGCCTTGGGCTACAAATGGTTGGGGTTCGCGCACGACCCGGTGAAATACTAAACCATCGTAGACGCCTCGCTGGACGAGATCTACGAAATTACCAGCGGTGATGGGAGCATTAGTTCCATCCACTTCGATGGTAATTGGCGATCCGTTGACCACCATCACTACTGTGGCTTTTCCTTCCAGCCGA
This window harbors:
- a CDS encoding peptidylprolyl isomerase — its product is MQIKLTRCFVSFILFGALLLGGCTQVENTTEASQTPVATETPAPVTEASNPQMTNLPRLEGKATVVMVVNGSPITIEVDGTNAPITAGNFVDLVQRGVYDGLVFHRVVREPQPFVAQGGDPLSKDPNLQNRWGTGGFIEPGTSTERRIPLEIKPTGAETPVYSKTITQKPVLQHKRGAVAMARSQSPDSASSQFYFALADLPFLDGSYAVFGNVTQGMDVVDKIKQGDRIESAKVTEGAENLKK
- a CDS encoding beta-ketoacyl-ACP synthase, with the translated sequence MTNGLIIVKIFVTGIGFLSSLGSLATAWQHLMAGKSGVRLWQPFPQIERLPLALIGERPAELISLCQTVVRLALQDAELEPPLLNCGVVIGSSRSQQALWEKLARQMYESDYLCSEKLGNWLASLPHASAIATARQIGATGPVLAPMAACATGIWSIAQGFELIQTGQCQQVIAGAVEAPITPLTLAGFRQMGALAETGAYPFDRYREGLVLGEGASILLLESAESALRRKAKIYGEVLGFGLTSDAYHANSPQLGGKSAINAIEQCLKRSHLFPKDIDYIHAHGTATQLNDQNEARIIQHLFPQGVPVSSTKGATGHTLGASGALGAAFCLMALQLQTLPPCVGLRESEFDLDLVTEARSSNLRNLLCFSFGFGGQNAVMALRKTC
- a CDS encoding DUF3493 domain-containing protein, encoding MNEPKQKKNPVLPDAIAPEIYAKLKAEAASPYRGLRQFVYIAFGASGFIGALIFLAQLAAGNEINSALPNFALQVGVIALMVWLFRWEQRAAKKSSKKKSSSN